The following proteins are encoded in a genomic region of Arachis ipaensis cultivar K30076 chromosome B02, Araip1.1, whole genome shotgun sequence:
- the LOC107624863 gene encoding probable methyltransferase PMT13 isoform X3: protein MGHANLPASKRVSSTRQWRILDLVSAAFFGLVFLFFVLVFTPLGDSLAASGRQTLLRSGSDPRQRHRLVAAIELGQQMSVEVCPADMVDHMPCEDPRLNSQLSREMNYYRERHCPPPEDTPLCLVPPPTGYRIPVQWPESLHKIWHDNMPHNKIAERKGHQGWMKLEGPHFIFPGGGTMFPDGAEQYIEKLGQYIPISGGTLRTALDMGCGVASFGGYLLSQNILTMSFAPRDSHKSQIQFAVERGVPALVAMLGTRRLPFPAFGFDLVHCSRCLIPFTAYNATYFIEVDRLLRPGGYVVISGPPVQWPKQDKEWSDLQAVARALCYELIAVDGNTVIWKKPTGDLCFPNQNEFGLELCDDSDDPSYAWYFKLKKCVTKPPLVKGEYAIGTIPKWPERLTAIPPRSTLLKNGADVYEADTKRWVRRVAYYKHSLNIKLGTPAIRNVMDMNALFGGFAAALKSDPVWVMNVVPARKPSTLDVVFDRGLIGVYHDWTLLSGKNFHYH from the exons ATGGGTCACGCAAACCTCCCAGCTTCAAAGCGCGTGAGCTCCACGCGCCAATGGCGGATCCTTGACCTTGTCTCCGCGGCGTTCTTCGGCCTCGTATTCCTCTTCTTTGTGCTCGTCTTCACCCCTCTAGGTGACTCACTTGCCGCTTCCGGCCGGCAGACGCTGCTTCGGTCCGGCTCCGATCCGCGACAGCGCCACCGACTCGTGGCGGCGATTGAATTGGGGCAACAAATGAGCGTGGAGGTGTGCCCTGCCGACATGGTGGACCACATGCCATGTGAGGATCCCAGGCTCAACAGTCAGCTGAGCAGGGAAATGAATTACTATAGAGAGAGGCATTGCCCGCCGCCGGAGGACACTCCACTCTGCCTTGTTCCACCGCCTACCGGGTACCGGATTCCGGTGCAGTGGCCTGAGAGCTTGCATAAG ATATGGCATGACAACATGCCACACAACAAGATTGCTGAGAGGAAAGGTCATCAGGGATGGATGAAGCTCGAAGGACCGCATTTTATATTCCCTGGAGGTGGCACGATGTTTCCAGATGGGGCAGAGCAATATATTGAAAAACTTGGTCAATACATTCCAATAAGTGGTGGCACCTTGAGGACCGCTCTTGATATGGGTTGTGGG GTTGCCAGTTTTGGAGGATATTTACTATCTCAAAACATTTTAACCATGTCTTTTGCTCCAAGAGATTCCCATAAATCACAGATACAATTTGCGGTTGAAAGAGGAGTACCAGCTCTAGTTGCCATGCTTGGTACTCGCAGACTCCCATTTCCCGCATTTGGGTTTGACTTAGTTCACTGTTCTCGGTGTTTGATCCCTTTTACAGCCTACA ATGCAACTTACTTCATTGAAGTAGACAGATTGCTTCGCCCTGGTGGATATGTAGTCATCTCAGGTCCCCCGGTTCAGTGGCCTAAACAAGATAAAGAATGGTCTGATCTTCAGGCTGTGGCAAGAGCGTTATGCTATGAACTTATTGCTGTAGATGGCAACACTGTTATCTGGAAAAAGCCAACAGGGGATTTGTGTTTCCCGAACCAAAATGAATTTGGACTTGAGTTATGTGATGATTCAGATGACCCAAGTTATGCTTG GTACTTCAAATTAAAGAAATGTGTCACTAAGCCACCTTTGGTCAAAGGAGAATATGCTATTGGGACGATTCCCAAGTGGCCAGAGAGGTTAACGGCTATACCTCCTCGGTCGACACTCCTGAAGAATGGTGCTGATGTCTATGAGGCTGACACTAAACGGTGGGTGAGGAGGGTTGCTTACTATAAACATTCTCTGAACATTAAGTTGGGAACTCCAGCCATACGAAATGTGATGGACATGAATGCATTGTTTGGGGGTTTCGCGGCAGCACTAAAATCTGATCCTGTGTGGGTTATGAATGTAGTACCAGCCCGCAAGCCATCCACTCTCGACGTGGTCTTTGACAGAGGTCTTATAGGAGTCTATCATGATTG GACCCTTCTTTCCGGCAAAAATTTTCATTACCATTAA
- the LOC107624864 gene encoding COP9 signalosome complex subunit 1 — MDADDETFAPITDEVGANGGDEQRSRRPIISGDHLDIEAYASLYSGRTKIMRLLFIADHSSDEKVGNPSMNLEALRMAYDEIKKGENTQLMREVAQKINGRLGPSYELDSAWCDAVDHRAEQKKEKLDNELNAYRTNLIKESIRMGYNDFGDFYYAHGQLGDAFKSYVRTRDYCTTSKHIVHMCMSVILVSIEMGQFTHVTSYVNKAEQAPDALDPITIAKLRCAAGLANLEAKKYKLAARKFLETNPELGSHYSEVIAPQDVATYGGLCALATFDRTELKSKVIDNLNFRNFLELVPEVRELINDFYSSHYASCLEYLGNLKANLLLDIHLHDHVETLYDQIRHKALIQYTLPFVSVDLSMMANAFKTTVAELQKELEALITDNQIQARIDSHNKILYARHADQRNATFQRVLETGREFDRDVRSMLLRSNLVKHDYNVRQLRKL, encoded by the exons ATGGACGCCGACGATGAAACCTTCGCTCCGATCACCGACGAAGTCGGCGCCAACGGCGGGGACGAGCAGCGAAGCCGGCGGCCGATTATCAGCGGTGACCATCTTGACATCGAGGCGTACGCGAGCCTCTACTCTGGCCGGACGAAGATCATGCGGCTACTCTTCATCGCTGACCACTCCTCCGACGAGAAGGTCGGTAATCCTTCGATGAATCTTGAGGCGCTGCGAATGGCGTACGACGAGATCAAGAAGGGAGAGAACACGCAGCTGATGAGGGAGGTGGCGCAGAAGATTAATGGGAGGTTAGGGCCCAGCTACGAGCTCGATTCGGCGTGGTGCGACGCGGTGGATCATAGGGCCGAGCAGAAGAAGGAGAAGCTCGATAACGAGCTCAATGCGTATAGG ACAAACTTGATCAAAGAAAGCATAAGAATGGGATACAATGATTTTGGAGACTTCTACTATGCTCATGGTCAATTGGGGGATGCGTTCAAAAGTTATGTCCGTACTCGGGATTATTGCACTACTTCGAAGCACATCGTTCATATGTGTATGAGTGTGATTCTAGTCAGCATTGAGATGGGTCAATTCACTCATGTTACAAGCTATGTTAACAAAGCAGAACAAGCACCGGATGCTCTTGACCCAATAACTATAGCGAAGCTTCGTTGCGCTGCAGGATTGGCAAACCTAGAAGCCAAAAAGTACAAGCTTGCTGCTCGAAAG TTTTTAGAAACAAATCCAGAATTAGGGAGTCACTATAGTGAAGTAATTGCACCTCAAGATGTTGCAACCTATGGAGGACTTTGTGCACTTGCAACATTTGATCGGACAGAGTTAAAG AGCAAAGTTATAGACAATCTCAACTTCCGGAATTTCTTGGAGTTAGTGCCCGAAGTAAGGGAACTTATAAATGATTTTTACTCAAG TCACTATGCCTCATGTTTGGAATACTTGGGGAACCTCAAAGCAAATCTTTTGCTTGACATTCATTTGCATGACCATGTCGAGACACTTTACGATCAAATTCGTCACAAGGCCCTGATCCAGTATACACTTCCATTTGTTTCTGTTGATTTGAGCATGATGGCTAACGCATTCAAGACAACAGTTGCTGAACTTCAGAAAGAACTTGAGGCGTTGATTACCGATAATCAAATACAG GCTCGAATCGATTCACACAACAAAATCTTGTATGCACGGCATGCAGATCAAAGGAATGCTACCTTTCAGAGAGTTCTTGAGACTGGAAGGGAGTTTGATCGTGATGTTCGGTCCATGTTGCTGAGATCAAATCTTGTTAAGCATGACTACAATGTTAGGCAATTAAGGAAACTTTGA
- the LOC110269168 gene encoding plant UBX domain-containing protein 8-like, which translates to MATPSQNDVAYFMQMTGAPESLALQRIEESGGNVNEAVNAHFRQYNNTPIIRNRGWLSWMMALLLSVARMFRPSLLLNKIYKRRELIRGSPNGINGASVSNLRSPQYAVSTSQNETENSSREARDYHYNDHYSSEPSVSQHVSDNDVDNDVEEDMIRAAIEASINTNVNGSLDDDDLAEALSLSLKTAAEEEEEREFIVKEIISKIEQSKAATAEGSDMNIILPHEFISQE; encoded by the exons ATGGCAACTCCGTCGCAAAACGATGTTGCTTACTTCATGCAAATGACCGGCGCACCCGAGTCCCTTGCACTCCAAAGGATagag GAATCGGGAGGAAACGTGAATGAAGCTGTTAATGCTCATTTCCGACAATATAATAATA CACCAATAATCAGAAATCGAGGTTGGTTAAGTTGGATGATGGCTCTGTTGCTCTCTGTTGCTAGAATGTTTAGACCGTCACTACtacttaataaaatttataagagAAGAGAACTTATTAGAGGTTCACCTAATGGGATTAATGGTGCTAGTGTTAGTAATTTACGTTCACCACAATATGCTGTTTCTACAAGTCAAAATGAAACCGAAAATTCGTCACGTGAAGCTCGTGATTATCATTACAATGACCATTATTCATCAGAGCCCAGTGTCTCACAGCATGTATCTGATAATGATGTTGATAATGATGTTGAGGAAGATATGATTCGAGCTGCAATTGAGGCTTCAATAAACACCAATGTTAAT GGTTCATTGGACGATGATGATTTGGCTGAAGCACTTTCTCTGTCCTTAAag ACTgcggctgaagaagaagaagaacgtgaaTTTATAGTTAAAGAAATAATAAGCAAGATAGAGCAAAGCAAAGCAGCAACAGCAGAAGGATCAGACATGAATATCATACTGCCTCATGAATTTATATCACAAGAATAA
- the LOC107626804 gene encoding E3 ubiquitin-protein ligase RHA2B-like, which yields MEFSSSSLQITPIEDPSIPQEFDFGDCFSIIFNCTKKLIQISESSNPALEVHSSSTTTTATEAILVPSDILCSGTPLTDLSREDTILLHEIFSSLSVSPELFDQILPDIVETARRCDSNTREIVVNLHVTSYNVVQDSDAECAICLEKFDHGNEDSSVEIVRTNCSHVFHDRCLLHWLRRCANCQSPHSCPLCRSIIFPTSEIDDE from the coding sequence ATGGaattctcctcttcctctttgcAAATCACTCCCATTGAAGATCCATCCATACCACAAGAGTTTGATTTCGGTGATTGCTTCTCCATCATCTTCAATTGCACCAAAAAATTGATCCAAATTAGTGAAAGCTCAAACCCAGCTCTTGAGGTTCACTCTTCTTCTACGACAACTACAGCCACGGAAGCAATCTTGGTTCCTTCAGACATCCTATGTAGTGGTACTCCACTCACAGACCTCAGCAGAGAAGACACAATCTTGTTACATGAAATATTTTCTTCACTATCTGTGTCCCCTGAGCTATTTGACCAAATTTTACCTGACATAGTCGAAACTGCAAGAAGGTGTGACTCCAACACGCGGGAGATTGTTGTGAACCTTCATGTTACCTCGTACAATGTTGTTCAAGATTCTGATGCTGAATGCGCCATTTGTTTGGAGAAGTTTGACCATGGTAATGAAGATTCAAGCGTAGAGATTGTTCGTACAAATTGCTCGCATGTTTTTCATGATCGCTGCTTGCTCCACTGGCTCCGACGCTGTGCCAACTGTCAGTCGCCACATTCTTGCCCATTGTGCCGCAGCATCATATTTCCAACTTCAGAGATAGATGATGAATAG
- the LOC110268696 gene encoding uncharacterized protein LOC110268696: MSEALRRTVASLENLEAELPNILSLSNPFILSKGTNPDYHPLKSELVKSLPTQTGTFWGCRSSSTTAFFFLDDQASVDHSLRDLTSVQRKEMANMSIGEVPMMSNYQEQAGQKRKHPSSEEHPVQVCSEVHVKKEPLEVFGHNNGKTEEPIVIDISDDDE, encoded by the exons ATGAGCGAAGCACTGAGGCGCACGGTAGCCAGCCTGGAGAATCTGGAAGCAGAGCTGCCGAATATTCTGTCTCTCTCAAACCCTTTCATCCTCTCTAAGGGGACTAATCCAGATTATCATCCCCTCAAATCTGAACTT GTTAAAAGTTTACCAACGCAAACTGGAACCTTTTGGGGATGTAGGTCAAG CTCTACCACtgccttcttcttcttggatgatCAGGCTTCTGTTGACCACTCTTTACGTGACCTCACTTCAG tacaaagaaaagaaatggcTAACATGAGCATTGGGGAGGTACCAATGATGAGCAACTATCAGGAGCAGGCTGGTCAGAAGAGAAAGCATCCATCTTCTGAAGAACACCCTGTTCAAGTTTGTTCTGAGGTGCACGTGAAGAAAGAACCACTTGAGGTTTTTGGTCATAACAATGGAAAAACTGAGGAACCAATAGTAATTGACATTTCAGATGATGACGAGTGA
- the LOC107626805 gene encoding pentatricopeptide repeat-containing protein At2g15690-like: protein MASLGPVPCKLNTVISSHSKFPHFSPPKPSNCSLPSTPLCSYAVPDSNNPTTNSNKENLPREPKPKLDNTHNRVDQNRQNAMFDATTLNVNLIELCEEGKLAEALELMGQGSVADYGIFLATLNLCEGTRSLEYGKRVHEFLRRSRFRGEVELNNRLIGMYGKCGNMNIARKVFDRMPERNMSSWHLMIIGYTENGAVVDALLVFQEMKEAGIKKRSGVGCRRRLW from the exons ATGGCGTCACTGGGACCCGTTCCCTGCAAATTAAACACCGTCATCTCATCCCATTCCAAATTCCCACACTTCTCTCCTCCGAAGCCCTCTAATTGCTCTCTCCCTTCCACTCCTCTATGCTCCTACGCCGTTCCCGATTCCAATAACCCTACCACCAACAGCAACAAG GAGAATCTTCCTAGAGAACCAAAACCCAAACTTGATAATACTCATAATAGGGTCGACCAGAACCGCCAAAACGCGATGTTTGATGCAACCACCCTGAACGTTAATTTGATTGAGTTGTGCGAAGAGGGTAAGCTTGCTGAAGCTTTAGAACTCATGGGTCAAGGTTCAGTTGCTGATTATGGTATTTTTCTCGCCACGTTGAATTTGTGCGAGGGTACGAGGTCGCTTGAGTATGGGAAAAGGGTTCATGAGTTCTTGAGAAGATCGAGGTTTCGAGGGGAGGTTGAATTGAACAATAGGTTGATTGGAATGTATGGGAAATGTGGTAACATGAATATTGCACGCAAGGTGTTTGATCGAATGCCAGAGAGAAACATGAGTTCTTGGCACTTGATGATCATTGGATACACTGAAAATGGCGCTGTGGTTGATGCTTTGTTGGTTTTTCAGGAGATGAAGGAGGCAGGGATAAAGAAGAGAAGCGGTGTAGGTTGTCGCCGGAGGTTGTGGTGA
- the LOC107626806 gene encoding protein YSC84-like, translated as MRANEVSESDGNDESEDKEDKEESEGELEGEKEGSDHDGEVGVDLDIICLLLKYAKGLAILTVAKAGALLSYKIGTGLVVARRVDGSWSAPSAAFCSRMHFSLGAGCSAAAGPVGRVLEVDVRAGDRGSGMCYTYSCSKGSF; from the exons ATGAGAGCAAATGAAGTGTCTGAATCTGATGGTAATGATGAATCAGAGGATAAGGAAGACAAAGAGGAGAGTGAAGGAGAGTTGGAAGGTGAAAAAGAAGGGTCTGATCATGACGGTGAAGTGGGTGTGGATCTTGACATTATATGCTTGCTACTAAAATATGCCAAAGGCCTAGCGATCTTAACTGTTGCCAAAGCTGGTGCACTTCTCTCTTACAAAATTGGTACTGGTTTGGTTGTTGCTCGAAGAGTCGATGGATCATGGTCTGCGCCATCAGCT GCATTTTGCAGTCGAATGCATTTTTCCCTTGGTGCTGGTTGTAGTGCTGCTGCTGGACCTGTTGGAAGAGTTCTGGAGGTTGATGTTCGTGCTGGTGACAGGGGTTCTGGCATGTGCTATACATATAGTTGTAGTAAAGGTAGcttttaa